In Colias croceus chromosome 8, ilColCroc2.1, a genomic segment contains:
- the LOC123693907 gene encoding uncharacterized protein LOC123693907, protein MSCKFIVYLYFICLIVSYAIAEDEEEDCAIVFSDTMEDCDGFNNEYMEIPSMALKYDATNGTISMTGILKLLKTIDDEYQLEIRLSKVAGSSCSDVMWLGANNICGALKEQDAPWYPVAQQLNVKECPIAAEEFLLDNLLMDGSSASDFCAPEMFGDYCIQLSVLNARNDPVICFVAYVAIEDPDDK, encoded by the exons ATGTcatgtaaatttattgtttatttgtattttatctgTTTAATTGTTAGTTATGCCATCGCGGAAGATGAGgaa GAAGATTGTGCAATAGTGTTCAGCGACACGATGGAAGACTGCGATGGCTTCAACAACGAATATATGGAAATCCCCTCGATGGCTCTAAAGTACGATGCCACTAATGGAACAATCAGCATGACTGGCATCCTGAAACTGTTGAAAACTATTGATGATGAGTAccaa TTGGAAATTCGACTATCAAAGGTAGCCGGGTCTTCATGTAGTGATGTCATGTGGTTAGgtgcaaataatatttgtggAGCTTTGAAGGAACAAGACGCTCCTTGGTATCCCGTCGCTCAGCAACTTAATGTCAAGGAATGTCCTATTGCTGCG GAGGAGTTTCTCCTAGACAATTTATTGATGGATGGTAGTTCGGCATCTGATTTTTGCGCGCCAGAAATGTTTGGAGACTACTGCATTCAGTTATCCGTGTTAAATGCAAGGAACGATCCTGTTATTTGCTTCGTCGCATATGTAGCTATAGAAGACCCAGATGATAAATAA
- the LOC123693960 gene encoding phenoloxidase-activating enzyme 1-like, which translates to MKCLIVIFGLTLLGKDTLSQSCRTPLGSQSNCISLYDCPQLLSAFQQRPLLNNVVIFLKQSQCGFDGYTPKVCCGPLPPQTNPSQTTSRPRPAQVPDGTVDGSVQEDSYPAPRGSCGIDNGDRIFGGQITDLDEFPWMSLLGYRTKSGKLTYQCGGVLINHRYVLTAAHCVTGEIETAVGKLATVRLGEYNTQTDVDCLGNDCADPPQELLVQAAYPNPGFSDKKTNREDDIALVRMATRARYTGFVQPICLPDSSQRLSSGSSVYVAGWGKTLNGKSSQVKLKLGLPIYDKQDCVSKYNTLNARLTDKQICAGGVFAEDACKGDSGGPLMQRTPSGVWESVAVVSFGYGCGRDGWPGVYTSVSSYMDWIQNTMRNTNS; encoded by the exons atgaagtgtttaattgttatttttggaCTGACACTCTTGGGGAAAGATAcat TATCACAATCCTGTAGAACACCACTAGGCTCCCAAAGTAATTGTATATCACTATACGATTGTCCACAACTGCTATCTGCGTTTCAACAGCGGCCTCTACTAAATAATGTTGTAATTTTCTTGAAGCAGTCACAATGTGGCTTCGATGGTTATACTCCGAAGGTTTGCTGTGGACCTTTACCACCACAAACAAATCCGTCTCAAACAACG TCAAGACCTCGACCAGCGCAGGTCCCAGACGGCACGGTAGATGGTTCTGTGCAGGAGGACTCATACCCAGCACCACGTGGTTCCTGTGGTATTGACAATGGTGACAGGATCTTTGGAGGCCAGATCACTGACTTGGACGAGTTCCCTTGGATGTCTCTGTTGGGATACC GCACGAAGTCTGGTAAACTGACGTACCAGTGTGGAGGTGTTTTGATCAATCATCGATATGTATTGACTGCTGCTCATTGTGTCACAGGAGAAATTGAGACTGCTGTAGGAAAATT AGCAACAGTTCGTTTGGGTGAATACAACACACAGACAGACGTGGATTGTCTTGGTAACGATTGTGCTGATCCTCCCCAGGAGTTACTGGTCCAGGCTGCGTATCCCAACCCTGGATTCTCGGATAAGAAAACCAATAGAGAGGATGATATAGCCCTTGTGAGGATGGCTACTAGAGCTAGATATACAg GATTCGTGCAACCAATCTGCTTGCCGGATAGCAGCCAACGCCTGTCTTCTGGAAGTTCAGTTTACGTAGCTGGATGGGGAAAAACCTTGAACG GTAAAAGTAGCCAAGTAAAACTAAAACTCGGTTTACCAATCTACGACAAGCAAGACTGTGTCTCCAAATACAATACTTTAAACGCGCGTCTAACAGACAAGCAAATATGTGCGGGCGGTGTATTCGCTGAGGACGCTTGCAAGGGGGACTCTGGGGGTCCTCTGATGCAGAGAACACCATCTGGTGTATGGGAGTCCGTAGCTGTGGTGTCCTTTGGATATGGCTGTGGAAGGGACGGCTGGCCTGGAGTCTACACATCTGTTTCTAGTTATATGGACTGGATTCAGAATACCATGCGTAATACTAATTCGTAG